From Mycobacterium colombiense CECT 3035:
CTATTGAACATGCGGCACCCGCACAACGTCAGACGAGAACCAGCGCGCCTTGTACCGCGAGCTCCGCGTTGAGCACCGCAGCGTAGCGGTCAGCCGCGTGCGAGAACTCGGCTTGTTGTAATTCGCCTGCATACGTCTTCGCGGACGGCTCTCGGGCGCGACTTAATTCTCGCCGCCGCAGTAAGCGTTCACGCGATCGACAAAAAGGCGAAAAACACTTGCAACCGGGTAGTTTGGCGACGCGAGACGGAGACGGCGCACGAGATGTTTTATGTGGGCCGCTGCTGTTGCTGCATCGGTCTGGCGGCCACCCCGGGAATCAACCCGGCGACGATGGCGTTCGCCTAGCCGTGGCGCACGCGAAAAGATGGCTTAATATCAGCTCGTCGAGCATTCCTAATCTGGGGGCACGGTGTTGACGCTTCTCAAGCGGGCGTGGGTTCCGCTGGTTGTGGCCGTGGCGCTGATCGTCGGCGGTGTCGCAGTGGTGCGACTCAATGGCGTTTTCCCGGGACCGGGCCTGCCCAAGCCCGATCCCCGGGATGCGACCCCTCCGTACGCGGCCAAGACAGCCATCTACGAAATCCTGGGACCGCCCGGCACAACCGGCGTCGTCAACTGGATGGATGCGGAGTCGCTACCGCAGAAGGCGAGCTTCACCACCCTGCCGTGGTCGAAGACGATCGTCGCCCAGATGCCCGGCATCTTCGCCTACGTCGTCGCCCAGGGTGACAGTCCGTCCATCGGTTGCCGCATCACCGTGGACGGCAAGTTGGTCGATCAACAGCAGGTCAACACCCGGGACGCGCAGGTTTCCTGCTTGGACAAGTCCGCGTGAGCGACGACACGAGCGACACCGACAGAATCCCCGTCGCGCAACCCACCACCGTTGAGCACAAACCGCGGATCGCCCGCACCATGCGCGTGCTGGCGCTGCCGATCATCGTGATCTGGCTGCTGATCGCGGTGGGCGTCAACGTCTTCGTCCCGCAGTTGGAGAAGGTTGCCGAGGAGGTCTCGGTGCCGCTCTCGCCGTCCGACGCACCGTCGGTGACCGGGATGAAGCACATCGGGCAGAAATTCAAGGAGTACGACTCCGACAACCTCGTGCTGGTGACGCTGGTCGGTGACAAACCGCTCGGCGAGGACGCGCACCGGTTCTACGACGATCTGGTCAACAAGCTGCAGCAGGACCACGAACACGTCGAGCATGCGCTGAATTTCTGGGGGCAGCGATTCACGGCCTCCGGTGTCGAGAGCTACGACCACAAGGCCGCCTATGTCCAGGTCAACCTGCGCGGTGACCAGGGCGGTGCCGTCGGCGACAAATCCGTTGCCGCCGTTCGTAAAATAGTCGCGGACTCGAAGCCCCCGGCCGGGGTGAAGGCCTATGTCGCCGGCCAGGGAGCCCTGACCGCCGACACGATTGTTGTCGGCGACGCGAGCCTGGCCAAGATGACGATCATCACCATCATCATCATCGCGATCATGCTGATGTTCGTCTATCGATCCATCGGCACGGTGCTGCTGACGATGGTCATCCTGTTCGTCGGACTGGCCACCGGCCGCGGCGTGGTAGCGCTGCTGGGCGAGACCGGCATCATGGGGCTGTCGACCTTCGCCGTCAACTTGCTGACGGCACTGGCCATCGCGGCGGGTACCGACTACGCGATATTCATGGTCGGCCGCTACCAGGAAGGCCGCGAACGAGGCCTGGACCGCGAAGCGGCCTACTACGACACGTTCGCCGGAGTCACCAAGGTGGTGCTGGGCTCGGGTCTGACGATCGTCGGGGCGCTGGCCTGTCTGAAATTCACCCGGCTGCCGTACTTCAGTTCGCTGGCGTTTCCGTGCGCAGTGGGCCTGCTCGTGGTGGTGGCCGCCGGGGTCACGCTGACGCCGGCGCTGATCGCGTTCGCAAGCGGCTTCGGCCTGTTCGACCCGAAGCGCGAGTTCAACTACAC
This genomic window contains:
- a CDS encoding MmpS family transport accessory protein; this encodes MTLLKRAWVPLVVAVALIVGGVAVVRLNGVFPGPGLPKPDPRDATPPYAAKTAIYEILGPPGTTGVVNWMDAESLPQKASFTTLPWSKTIVAQMPGIFAYVVAQGDSPSIGCRITVDGKLVDQQQVNTRDAQVSCLDKSA